The Longimicrobiales bacterium nucleotide sequence GGACGGCGCGCCCGACCTCTACGTAGCGAATGACTTCGAAAGCCCCGATCACATATGGATGAACGACGGATCGGGGACCTTCCAACGAATGGGGGGCCCTGCTCTGCGAAAGACGAGCCACGCTTCCATGTCCGTGGCCTTCGCGGACGTCGACGCCGACGGGGGCACCGACATCTTCGTCGCAGATATGCTCCCGCTTTCCACGAGGCACAGAAAAACCCAGGTCTCGACCCTGACCGAGCGACGAGCAATGCCGGGGGTGGTCTCCGCAACCATGCAGGTCAATCGCAACACCCTGCTCTTGTCTACGCCCGGCGCTGGATACACCGAGGTGGGCCAACAAGCGGGTGTCGCAGCATCGGGCTGGACGTGGGGAACCGAATTCGTCGACGTGGACCTAGACGGCTACCAAGATCTGCTCGCCGCCAACGGGCATCGTTGGGACCCTCTGGATGCGGACACTGGCGAGCGACTCCGTCAGACTCCGGCTACCGCGGGAGCGGATTGGCACGAGGTCATCAACCTCTTCCCACAGCTTCGGACCTCGAACGTAGCGTTCCGTAACCTAGGAGACGGCAACTTCGAGCTCATGCCCAACGGGTGGGGACTCGACGTCGGGCCAGACATCTCGCACGGGCTCGCCACAGGCGATCTCGATGGAGACGGCGATCTAGATGTGGTAGTCAATCGGCTCGGTGACCCCGCGCTCGTGTTGAGGAACGATGCGGGCGCCGCTCGTCTCGCGGTTCGACTGATTGGAAGCCGGCCGAACACAGCCGCCGTCGGGGCCAGCATCACAGTTACCGGTGGCCCCGTTGTGCAGAAGCGTGAGGTCGGAGCCGGCGGGCTTTACCTGTCGCATGCCGACGGAGCTCAGAGCTTCGCCGTAGGGGATACCGAGTCACTGACAATCGAGGTCCGATGGCCGGACGGCACATACTCCGTGGAGGCCGACGCGCTCCCGAACCGCATCTACGAGATCTCCCAAACCGGCGCTGCTCCCCGCCCAAGGGTGGCAACGGACACGGACGCGTCGCCTGCACTCTTTGAGCGGATAGCCGGTGGCCTGAGCCCTCAACACAAAGACGCCCCCTTCGATCCGCGACGCGATCAGATCTTGCTCCCCCGCACACTGAGTCGACTCGGACCTGGCGTAACCTGGACCGACGCTGATTCGGACGGCGACGCCGACCTCCTGGTTGGGGGTGGGGCTGGCGGGACGATTACTTCCTGGGAGAACGCAGGGGGACGATTCGGCGCTGGTCGACCGTCGACCCCTCTGACGCTGGATGTCACCACGATCCTCCCCGAGCCTGAACCGGCCGCAGCGATCGTCGGTGTCGCGAACTACGAGGCTCCCGACCCCGAGGCGGCTCGTGCGGCGGCACCCGCTCTCACGATGAGTCTCAATGGGATGCGTCCAGGAGGGCTCCGGCCCACGCTTACCTCGAACGGGGCCTCCACGGGACCGCTCGCCTCTGCCGACGTGGATGGCGACGGGGATCTGGATGTCTTTATGGGGGGACGAGTCTATCAGGGCGCCTACCCACTCGCACCGATGTCCCGACTCTTCATCCGCAACGCGGCAGGTGCCCTGGTCTATGATTCGGTGGCGTCTGCCCCGCTCTCACAAACCGGACTCGTTTCAGCAGCAACGTTTACAGATATCGACGGCGACGCCGACCCTGATCTGGTTCTCGCTATGGACTGGGGCCCGCCACGGCTCTTTGTGAACCAAGACGGACGTTTCTTTGATCGTACTCGGGAATGGGGTCTGTCCGAATACTCGAGTTGGTGGAATGGGGTGACCGCAGGCGACCTCGACAGTGACGGACGCATGGACCTGGTCCTCACCTCTTGGGGACGGAATATCGGCCTGAGGCCCGAGCCGGGCCGGCCACTCATGGCCTACTGGGGAGACTTCGATCGCAGTGGTACGCTCGACGTTCTTCTGGCTATGCAGGACGACCGCATAGGCGGCGTCGCTCCCCTATCAAACCTCCTCAGGCTTTCCACAGGCCTTCCATTCGTCCGCAGGCAGACGACTCCGACCTTCGGAGCTTATGCCGACGCGACGCTAGACCAGATCCTAGGGCCCGCCAGCGAGACCGCCCGCATGCACACCGTGAGCACCCTGGACCACATGGCCTTCCTCAACCGAGGAGATCGGTTCGAAGCGCTCAGGCTTCCGGCAAAGTCTCAGGAAGCTCCCGCCCACGGAGTCTCAGTGTCAGACTTCGATGGCGATGGTTCTGAAGACATCATCCTCGCGCAGAACTTCTTTCCCAACGCGACCGGTGCCGAGCGTCGAGATGCCGGATACGGCATGCTTCTGCTCGGAGACGGCGGCGGGACGCTCCGCGCGACTTCACCCTTGGAGTCGGGAATCGCACTCACTGGGGATCAGCGCGGACTCGCCGTCGCCGACTTCGACGGCGACGCACGCTTGGACGTCGCCATTGGCCAAAATTCGGGATCGACTCAATTGCTTCACAACGTCGGAGCCACTCCAGGGCTTAGAGTACGCCTAGTTGGGCCGCCCTCGAATCGTCATGGAGTGGGTGCCGCGATCCGAATCGTTTACA carries:
- a CDS encoding FG-GAP-like repeat-containing protein, giving the protein MTYTRMTSRAGTLSRLIVLAMLAASCGETAPEWQGDGPIRWQNIVPSGDGGPGFTSLTERQTRVTFVNDPSEEMTTLNQHLANGAGVALGDLNGDGDVDIFLANTRGENALYLNRGGLRFEEVGATAGVHLTDRYPTGVALADGDGDGDLDLFISSMGAPLTYLENDGLGHFTNQSNEAGFSLSRAGSTMSLADIDGDGDLDLYAANYRLDRAADAFSPEDRRDTPVLEERDGEWVVNEMYREYYQVVLGPEGVMSWEFGEEDDLYLNDGSGRFTRIPVQGDRFREADGTPLDLEPQDWGLSARFRDLNQDGAPDLYVANDFESPDHIWMNDGSGTFQRMGGPALRKTSHASMSVAFADVDADGGTDIFVADMLPLSTRHRKTQVSTLTERRAMPGVVSATMQVNRNTLLLSTPGAGYTEVGQQAGVAASGWTWGTEFVDVDLDGYQDLLAANGHRWDPLDADTGERLRQTPATAGADWHEVINLFPQLRTSNVAFRNLGDGNFELMPNGWGLDVGPDISHGLATGDLDGDGDLDVVVNRLGDPALVLRNDAGAARLAVRLIGSRPNTAAVGASITVTGGPVVQKREVGAGGLYLSHADGAQSFAVGDTESLTIEVRWPDGTYSVEADALPNRIYEISQTGAAPRPRVATDTDASPALFERIAGGLSPQHKDAPFDPRRDQILLPRTLSRLGPGVTWTDADSDGDADLLVGGGAGGTITSWENAGGRFGAGRPSTPLTLDVTTILPEPEPAAAIVGVANYEAPDPEAARAAAPALTMSLNGMRPGGLRPTLTSNGASTGPLASADVDGDGDLDVFMGGRVYQGAYPLAPMSRLFIRNAAGALVYDSVASAPLSQTGLVSAATFTDIDGDADPDLVLAMDWGPPRLFVNQDGRFFDRTREWGLSEYSSWWNGVTAGDLDSDGRMDLVLTSWGRNIGLRPEPGRPLMAYWGDFDRSGTLDVLLAMQDDRIGGVAPLSNLLRLSTGLPFVRRQTTPTFGAYADATLDQILGPASETARMHTVSTLDHMAFLNRGDRFEALRLPAKSQEAPAHGVSVSDFDGDGSEDIILAQNFFPNATGAERRDAGYGMLLLGDGGGTLRATSPLESGIALTGDQRGLAVADFDGDARLDVAIGQNSGSTQLLHNVGATPGLRVRLVGPPSNRHGVGAAIRIVYSNRMGPAREVRMGSGFWSVDDPVQVMGLQSGAEAIEVRWPNGSIQRVEIEDGTLEVTVRQQN